GAAATAAACCATTAGGAAATGCGCGTTTTGTTAGATCAATTTGCGTTATGCCAATACCTtcatatttgaatttaaatttgatttttatcATACAACCTTAGTACAAGAACAAAAGCCTCTTTTTAGCTTGGAAGGCTTTTGTGTATTATGAGTTTTCATATTGTGTTTTTTAGAGGATGTGTCTTGATATTTCGTATTTCTATATTCATGGATATCTTTATTCTTAGCTTTTGACTTTCTTCTAGTTAAAGTTGGGTTAGGGCTTAAACTCATACTATGATCCTGAGCCTGATCTCCAATATCAGAAATTCTCTTACCACTGTTTGCAGATgttaaattattacaaatattactattagcTGTTTCATTTGGATTTTTCTCTCCTTTATTCTCCATATTAGATTTCTGTTCAACAGGAGAACATTCACGTTGAATAATGTTTGAATTAGCGGGAGCTCCTGAATTATTAGCCTTTCTAGAGGATGATGAGTGTATGTATCTCTTATTACTTTTGGATTGTTTTTTCTGGTCAAATACGCTTTTATCCAGAGAAACATTAGGCTGAATTTGAGGAATTAGAGATTTGCCAGTAGTTTTGACACAATTGTTAGTTTGCATACTAGATGTCTCAACTTTTTTACTGCTATTAGAGTCAAGTTTAGTCCAATCAAAATCTCCATCATCAACGTAACCTTCTCTTTGCATTAAATCACGAAAAAGTTTTCTTAAGTAAGTGTAATCTGGTCTGTCCTCAAAACGGAGCACTCTACAATAGTGTAAATATGTTGCAAATTCCGGAGGATAACTCTTACACAAAGTCTCAACGGAAGTACccatttttttctccatAATCTTCTTATACTTCTCTTCCTTATTATTAGCACGGATCCCCTGCCATGGAAGAGTTCCATTTCTACAAAAATACATTAATACATAACCTATTGCCTCTAAATCATCCCTTCTGCTTTGTTCTATCCCTAAATGGGCGTTAATTGAAGCATATCTGGCAGTTCCTGTCAAGTTCTTATTTTCTCTGTAAGGAATATGCTGTAAGGTTTTTGGGTCTCGAAAGCGTTTAGCAAGGCCAAAATCAATaacataaatatttctagATCCTCTCCCACGCCCAATTAAAAAGTTATCAGGTTTAATATCTCtatgaataaaatttttcGAGTGAATATATTCAACCCTTTGCAACATCTGGTCCGCAATCATTAAAATAGTTTTCATTGTGAACCTTCTATGACATAGATTAAACAAATCCTCCAAAGATGGCCCCAAAAGTTCCATTGCCATTATCTGATGATTTACTTCTCTATCTAATTCACAGTGATAGACATTGGCTATTCCTACCCCTCCTTGTAGAAGCTTTAAAACTTTTGTTTCATATATTAGCTGTGGATGCCTGGACATTGTTGATTCTGCCTTAATTGCCACCTCCTCATTGGTTTCCGTATTTACTGCCAAGTATATATCTCCAAAGCTTCCCCCTCCAATTAATCGCTCTATCTTCCATATTGAGCATACAGTGGTATTTGATAAAGGAGATGAAATTTGTGATAccatttttaaaaaaaaaaacaatttagTTAACCACTAATTTTGGTTAACTAGGCTTAATTTTTGGGTTTTACCCCTAAAAaagtatattaataataaatattaatttagttGGTTTATCTCACAATATTGCGAAGAAAAAACTTTGTTTTGTATTTCGGCTCTCTCATCCAAATTTTCCaaagaataatttcaagaaatcCTTTAACATTAAGTCCGGCTCACTATTTCTGAACCCAAAATCCTGAATCGTTAATTTCTCTTGCAATTCTagtttgaattatttactaATTCTTTGCCAGTACTTTGTTAGAATGTACTTGGAACCTTTCTCAACCTGCTGATATTCTCTCatcaaaaaagaaaaaaaagaatattatctgtttttttttttttttctaccTTATCCTCGCCGTAATTTTCTCATTATGTCCTAAAActcaaatttttaaaatagtGGGGTGGTTTGGCGGcataatattcttttttctttcaatttaCATGCCTACCTGCcggaaatattaaaaaccgttgttaaataataaattattttaaaattttaataagtGAATTGTACTATTGTGGAATCACTGGTTTATATGTTAGCGTTTACTAATCAAAAAACTCTACCTGAAACTTTTTTATTCTCTCCCTTCCAAACCTCTCCTTTACGCCATCAAACTAACTAAAAAAAGTACTCAATTTAAACATAGCATTCTTTCTAATAcatagaaatattaaatgtaataaataaatattaatataactCTATTTTTACAAAGTTTTTAGTTTCTCTTTGGATttacaattaataatgtGCAAGTTTATTTTATCCACTTGTGCTTAAAGTATATTGAACTCAAGTCTTTCGACtgtgaaatattaaaacaatttaaTGGCATAGAAAAgcttaaatattatttaaaactcataataaataaatagaCACATTATAGATCTTATTCTAGTTATTTGATTATTGCTCCATTCaactcaaaaaaaaaatcaaataatgggcataaattaatatacaAGACCAGACGCATGcataaattaaaatctaGAATTagtttaataaatattaaaaagagaCAAAAAGTGAATTAATCaacaaaaattttaaatttaaaggTTATAATTGGATTTATGATGAAATGTTAAAAGAATTGGTGCATACAACtagaattttaaattaatagatACTACTTTATCTATAAATAAGTTGATTGCAAATGCATATGTGCAACAATAAAATagattataataaataataactaGAAATTAGTTGagattatattaattattatcataAGAAGTggatattaaagaaaatatgtCGTTATTTGCGACAGTGAGTTTTGCTTTAAGCTTTGGGAAGTTtagaaatattgatttacTACAGAGTGGGTTTTATAGACTAAGGAGTAGATTATACTTTTTAAATGACGGCGTGGCATATAGCGCTATTCccagaaatattatttattctaaACAACAAAAGCTAGATCTAAAGTGGGAAGGAATCTTAGAAGACGGGTCTGTTTTATCTAGACCCTTCCAGATCAACTATGTAGATGATGTGGCAGATTTAAATGAGACAATCATATTTACTAGTGATGTGAAGTTGCATGTTCCTAGTACCAAACctttttcatctttttttagTGACTCAAGTCAAACAGATTCAAACGAAATTTTTCGAAGTACATTTGCAAACAGTCAAGTAAGTATTGctcctttttttcttgagGTGGATTTGTTTTATTCAGAAAACTTAGAACAAATTCTTCCCCTTGATTCAGGATCTATGTCTGAGGAGTCAAATAGTGAAGATTCAGAACATTATCAACCTTCAGATGAAAAATTTTCATCTCTTTGTTATAATGTCTATAGGATTAATAATGTTGCAAATGGTATTGTGGAATAtcttccaataatatttgatgaGTTTCACTTTTGTAATACAAGTTGTTTGATTCTAAGCCAGATTACTAGAATCTTTGCTTCTTTTGACTCTCATTattctgaaaataaaactCAATATATTCCAAGATTTTCTTCAACAAAGCCACTCCCAGTAATCCCTTCATTTCTACTGTCTACTAGTAAAAACGAAGAAAATTCAGAATTAAGCGATAAGGATCTGTTAAAAAATTGTAATCGAACTTTTAAatatgatgaaaataaaaactcTCACTCAACAAATGTCAGAAGCAAGGTACAAGTTGGTTCATTTACTATTAGGGGAATGCTTATCCAAAAAATGGCTCAGACTTTTGTAGAATCTtctaaaaaattaaaagaagaagataatgataaaacTTCAGatgatttaaaattaaacgAGAATTTAGAAGTTTCTACAAAGGAAACAAATGAGTTACCTGATTTGgctaataataaagagtTAAATGATATTCAAGAAACCTTAGAAATATGTGATGATGTAAAGGgtaatgaagaaaaagacCAGAATACTAACCAAAAGGCCATCATTGGTATTGACGAAGTATTTCCATCAATAGTAACTAGAGATCCAATGTTTATTGAATCCTCAAAATTTAGACTTGAGCTCATATCATCCTTGACTAATCTTCATCTCCAATTAGCTGCTAATATGCACTATATTACAAAGAAATGCTGTAGCTCGCAAAGAGCCAAATTAATGGGATCATTCTTGGTTATCCCTAGTTTAGAACTACCAGGTGGATCCAAACTAAATGTTGAGCCTCTTATTAACCTTTCAGAATCCAATTATGAAGAAAATGGTGCTTCTATCCCGTTTTGTGTAGTaagagaaaaaattgatCAGATTGATGAACATAAAATCTCTAGAATTAGCTCTGAAATTCAGCTTAAAGAAGCAAATGAATTCAAACACTCTCTTACAATAGCAAGCGATGGAAGTTCTATAGGAATTCTTCCAGAACAAAGACTTTCTGATTCTGCTCTATGTTTAGTTAAATTACCAACAACAATATGGGCTTTAACTCCTCTAAACTGGCAGCTCAATTATATTAGAGGAATTACGCCCCCCATATTCAGAAGAAGTCCAACCTCGCATATTGTTACTTCAGATCCATTAATATCACATGAGCCAATTTTACCATTCCAAAATGTGATTGAGGCACCTTTTGGAATTGCTCAATATAGTTGCAAGATTAACTTAGAATTGGAGAAAATTTCgtttcaaatttttgagACTTGGAATAGATTAGTCTCTATTCTACCTTTTGTGTTACACAAACTCGAACAGACATGTAAAATGGAACACATAAGGAAGACCATGTTCTTATGGAATGAaaccattttttttgagaatctttcaattaatgaattatattcTCCATCATTAAAACCAGAACCATCATCAAAATTTCCAGAATTCTTAGGAAATCGATCATTTCCTATTACACCCCCTGTTGTACTTTCAGTTAATTCGTCTCCTCCATACAATAACTTACCTAATAATGGAGAGcttaacaaaaaaaatagtggttttttttcaatatttccaatattaacAGGTGGAGTAGGGCTAAGCTCACAAAATTCAACTGCTTTTGTACTAAAACCTATTGATTACTACTCAAAAGTAGCTGATTTACTTAGAAATGATATAgtttttaaatcaatacCAACTCCAAATGCAATTGAGGAAGTGTGCCTTCCTCCCTTACATGAAATAGCATCCAATTCAGATAACCAGTCAAACACAAAAAATGATGTACTTGATGATAATAtgttaaataatatttcaactGAGCACTTAAAAAGTTCTAAATACAATGAATGGCTTcctattttatttattcaaagatATACAAAACCTTCAACTTTGATTAATTGCTATAAACACCCAATTTCACCTATATCAAcaaattcagaaattaaCAACTTAATAGTTGACCATTCTAAAgctataattaataatggagTTGGTACAATTACTCATTGTGGACAACTTTGCAGACTTGGGATTAATAATGATCCTGCAATCAATGCTAGAAATATAGTTAATAGGAAAATCGAGCAAGAATCCAATAAAACCTTTGGTAGTCGCTGTTTTGACTATGATCAAAATGtagaaaaagaaactaATCATGACAATGAAACGCCTAAAATACCTATGATTAAGACAGAAACACCATTTTTAGAAAGTAGTAAAGAATTAACAAAAGATCTTCATATAATGATATTTGTACATGGATTACAAGGCTCTGCATTTGATATGAGAAATGttagaaatataatttctCTATATTACCCAGATGTACTGTGTTTACTTAGCACATGCAATGAAGATTATACAGATGGCCCAATAGAAGAAATGGGAAAAAGGTTAAGTGATGAAGTTATTGCAGCTGTATctccattttcaaaatctttaaaaaaattgtctTTTGTAGGCCATTCTCTTGGTGGAATTATAATAAGAGCAGCTCTCCCTCATCTTCATATGTTTAGTTCTCagttttatttatattggTCCTTAAGCACACCTCATTTGGGATGTATTTCAAACAACTCAAAGCTTATTAATGCAGGCGTATggataatgaaaaaatggAGTAGTTCTCAATGTATTAGTCAACTTGCACTTTCTGATGCTCCTAATTATGAAGAAACATTTATATACAAACTTGCAACTGAACAATCAgagttattttcaaaatttaaacaTATTGTATTTTGTTCTTCTCATCAAGATATGTATGCTCCATATGATAGTGCTAGAGCTGAATACTCTCCAGATGGTCCTTCAGTTTACAAGGTGATGGTAGAAAGTTTgctaaaaaatattgatccTTCTCGTATTGTTAAAGTTGATGTTGATTTCCACCTTCCACAGAAAAACCTCGATACTTTTATTGGGAGAGCCGCTCATATTCAAGTTATTGAAAATCAATTCTTTGTTAAGATCCTAGTTTCTAGATTTCCTGAATGGTTTATTGCCTAATTATATCGATTAACAATCATCAAGTTCTTATAATATTTGCCTAGAACAAATCAAATGGGTTTTTACTTGTTACATTTGGTTTATTGTTAGTATTAAGGTGGTCTTGAGTTATGTAGTAGTTTTCGTTGTATTCATAAGTTTTGTCATTACAATTCACACTCAACCCTCCACTACTTTCATatccaatatttttatatctACAGTTTAAATCATCATCTAAAGGCCTGAAgttataattcaaattttcattGGTAAAAACATATCTTCCATCACAGTCTACAGATGCatactttttatttgaagCAAAAGGCAGAGAGACCAatttttcatcttcataAATAGAACAAAAATCGAATGTATTACGCCTTAAAAAGTTCTGCTCTTTAGAGAAAAGATCCCATTCAAAGTCAGAATAATTTTCTGACTCAAGTCTTGAAGCCTccattctttctttttcttttaatatagaATTGTAGCTATGTTTCTTGattccaaaatattttgaaaaaaagtttttaaaagaaaaccCTGCTCTTTTATTAGTCTTAAAACTTAGCTGatcaatattcttttcaagTAAATCTATCTCCTTGGAGGTAATTTTGTGTGCCCCCACaactttgaatttttgACTATTTTTTAAACATCTTTTacatattaaaatattttcaactatatcaaaatatttcGATTTATTCAACTTGCAACTCATACACCTTGAAACCCTAGAAATGGCTGAGTTTAACCtttccaaaattatttcatccAAAATCTCTTCTTTGCTTAACATTTATTAATCTTTTCCTATGAcattttttgtatatatGAAACTAATGTCAAAATGACAAGTGGAAAGTGTGAGGCGCCGGCGCCAACTGAAGAGTACCCAAAATAATTATcggatttttttttttctttcttgaTTAATGTAAGAGAAAGATAAAAGAGATAGAATGAAGGTATTGGATGGACAGATACTTAAAGGTGGAGTGATTTCTTTTAGTAATGAATCTAAAGGGAAATCAGAAAAACTGCTTCCCTTGAAGATTGtccaaaataaatataataagcataaaaaaaatgagcctaaaaggaaattattaacaccctttaaaaatgaaagtATAAGTGACTTTTGTAAAAGAGTAGATTCTGATAGTAGACAATATTTAATGGAGAAGGATAGAGAAGCTCTTAGAATGCAAAAGTCtatgaaaaataaaaaaaagagagaaAAGAGATCATTGAAAAACTTGGAAAAAAGTCAGGCAAAGAACACAAATCTGAACGAAATTAGCGAACTGGAATCTAATTTTAGCTTAAATAATACGAATCGACCTTCTTTTGGAGATGTAATTGATTCTCCTCccttaatttcttcaaaaatcAAGGATAAATTGGAAAAATCTAAGAAAGAAACTAAGACTTGTAGTGACCTTTCTGAATATGTTAATCAAGTAAGAAAGGCATATTCAGAAAtcaaaatgaaaagaattaatgaGAGtaacaaattatttcagaataagaagaaaaattcaGAGAGAGTATTAAATGATTTTGGAGATGGTTGGGTAGGAATAGGTAAATTTAGGAGGCAAGAAGAATAGTcgaaatattaatatatttttgattaatatactatattatattggattatttttatacTATTTTCCCTTTTAAAAGTGCAGGTAatcataattttttttttcttgctTTATACTGTTTATATTTTAGTACCTATAATCCTCTGATTTATAAGGGCCATTTATTGAaacattaatatatttagcTTGAGTTTCTGTGAGTTTTGTAAGCTTAATACCAAGAACATCTAGATGGAGCCTGGCAACGTATTCATCCAACTCTTTTGAAAGCtttttaacaaaaaatcTTGTATTTTTAGACCTGTCTACTAATTCTCTGCTTTTCCATAAATCCATCTGTGCAAGCACTTGGTTCGTGAAAGACATCGACATAACTAAAGGAGGATGTCCTGTAGCACATCCCAAATTCACTAGTCTTCCTTTACATAATAGAATAACACTCTTTTGTGTATCTGGAAAAGTAAATTTATGTACATTTTGTTTTACTTCTATTACTTTAATACCTGGATAATTTTCAAGACCATAAACGTCtatttcatcatcaaaatGTCCAATGTTTGCAATATAAGCATTTTCTTTCATCTTTCTCATATGTTCTACTGTAATAACATCTTTATTTCCTGTTGcagtaataaatatatctGCCTCTGAAACTACATCTTCTAATACACTCACTTGATAACCCTCCATTGAAGCTTGTAATGCACAAATTGGGTCAATTTCTGTCACGATGACCCTAGCTCCCACTCCTGAGAGACCTTGAGCACAGCCCTTACCTACTTCACCATATCCCAATACAACAATTTTCTTCCCTGCAAGCATCTGAATACACCCATTAAAGAGCCCATGTAATAAAGATTGTCTGCATCCATATGTATTATCAAACTTTGATTTTGTTACACTATCATTCACATTTATAGCAGGAAGTAATAGTTTACCTTCTGATTCCataatttttaatcttAAAACTCCTGTTGTTGTTTCTTCACTAACACCATATAAATCTTTGAGCATTCCTCTCCACCTAAAAGGATTCTTAAGTAATTCcatttttaatactttatACATGCATTTCAAATCCATAGATAATTGCTTTCCATTTTCATCCAACTCAGTTTCCAAATATTCAGGAAtcttattatatttttcgTATTCTATCTCAGCTTTAACTCCCTCATGAAGTATTAGAGTTGCATCGCCACCATCGTCTACAATTAAGTTTGGACCACAGATTTTATCTTTATCATTCGGGTTTCTCCATGTCATTGCATCATTCAAACAAACCCAATAATCCTCGATTGTTTCATTTTTCCAAGCAAAAACGGTAGctatatttttctttacaAGAGCTGCTGCTGCGTGATCTTGAGTTGAGTAAATATTGCAGCTACACCAACGTATTTCCGCTCCTAATTCATATAAAGTCTCAACTAAAACTGACGTTTCTATAGTTAAATGCAAGCTTCCAGTTATTCTTGCTCCTTTTAAAGGTTTGGAATCCctatattttctttgtaATTCTACCAGCCCCATCATATCAGTCTTGGCTATCTCCATATCTTGCAGGCCAAACTCGGCAAGACTAATATCCTTAATTCTACTTTCCATTTTATACTACTTAATAACTactattataataaaaagattaaacagaatatttattctttattaaagattacACAGAACATGTATGCTTTTTTCATTACTCGAAAATATGTCTACGTactaatttaaaatttaatcatatataattattttaagaaGCAAATCTTTTGGCTGTTTAAATACCCTAAACAGTAGAggctattaataatgaatttatgtattcatattataaatttctttttttgagcataaaagaaaataaaatcaacAAGTTTAGAaaaactttctttttttgtattgttTTGTGGGGAAAATGTATTCGTCCTTTTTAAACCATTAATATACAAAACAACAAACAAAATGGAATTTATCTACGTAAAGATTTCTagttattttcattaatttcttccaaTTACAACTCTGTTTATCtgtatatttttaataattgcaaattttaatttgtaaaatattaatacatgCATCGCCCGCCataattgatttttctAATGTATCATTGCATGCATATTGTTTATGGCAAAAACTTTTGaatgtaattattttcacgcatttttttgtaatttttgcTTGACTTACTTTTTAATGCAATTAACTTATTAATAAACCTTTATTGTCACTTTATGAAAATTTGACCAAACGTTACgtataattttttcaaaaatcaaaatgcaattaattaaataagcTTCTATTGGAGAATTTTCCAACAAAACTGTGCTAGACGTTAATGAAATGTTCCCAATCCTTTATCACTTAAATACAATTAGGAAATATGAAAAACTTTGACTAGGTACTATTGAACGCAGAAAGGttcaatttaaaaatatatatatatatatataaatagaTAGTATTGGGTAAATAATAGGtataatagaaattaatattggtaTTTGGTGTAATTTAAGAGAGATTAAGTATGGGGATAAATAAGTTGCTACcttttttgataattttattactttctATAAGTGAAGTTTATTCTGAAcaaaatgatgaatataTTGCAGAATCGCAAGTAGATGAAGATTATTTAATCGAAGATTTTGATACTGAAGATGAAGACTCTCgttctttattttctttaaataacaTTCAGAATGACATTTGGAGTGATCGTTTTGTGAATGGATTTTCATCTATcgaattagaaaataacaACTCTGGAGTAATacatttattgaataataactcaaatattaaacttGGAAGCGATGAATATGTAATTACCTCTTCTAACGTACCAAATTATGATTCTCTAATTGTTTTTGTTGAGGATATTAGCCAATTActtaattcaaatgaagaaaatagagaaataaagaaccaaaatcttttaattgTTACAAACGACacagaaaatgaaattttgattaaatcAAGCAGACTATCAAATGGGTTTGTGTGTATGGGAATTTTAAATGGAACCGAGATATGGAGTAGAGAATTTTGTGAAATTGTTCAAGGTTTTAAAATAGATGAAATTTCATGTAATTGTAAAGGATCATTTATTTACTCTTTTGCCGAATCAAGAGATCAAAATAGAGCTTTACAGATGCAATATAGCAAATTTAACTTCCCAGAGTTTGGTAGTGGTGGGAATATTCAAGCTCATCATGTAAATGATGCATACTTGAGTAGAGTCTCAAGAAATGATGATCCAAATTCTAATCATGGTGACAAAGTGCCATTTCCACCTTTACATGGAAGTATAGGAGGAAGAAGTGGTAATGTAAATatgcaaaaaaaagaaacaaaaaaaagcCCCACTAATAACGAAATAACTTTTGAACAGAATGAATTAATGCAATATTATCACTCTGGTTCAACTAATAagtatataataaataatcaagaTGGTTCACATACATATGacaaatcaaaattaaatgaacTTAACCAtcaaaattcaataaataaagaaacaagccaaattaattcaaatctcattgaaaataatagcATCCATAAAAATCCATGGAATGTTAATAACTACAATGaactaattaaaaaaagttcCTCgatttccaataataataataataataataataataataataataagctTCATACCGACTTTTCAACGCCAAAAGTGGATTCAATTACCATAAATATGGAGATTAAGAACATTAGTTTTGACTCACTTAATAATTCGCTTTACAAACAAAGTTTTATAAGTAAATTCATCAATTCACTTTCAAAAGCACTGAACTTAATACCTAATAAGTTCCgaattgttaatatttggaatgaAGAAAACCCATCATTAAGAGGAGGTAATTCTGGTTCAATAGGAATTAcaatcaatattataacTTCTTCTCCagatgaaattattatcaaagtaaaaaatttgaaaaatcaaatttgtGAATTTAGTAaaatctttgaattttatCTAATTTCCATCTCAAAAAATATAGGATTAAAATCTGTCagtaatgaaataattacaGATAAAACTaaggaaaagaaagaaaaggaaattaACTCTGATATAGAGTCACCCCGTACATTACCCATTATATTCACAATGAATCTTAGAACAAGAAAACcatatattaatcaaaaagaaGCATTTACACTGCTCGAAGATGAACTTTCAAAATCTAtgaaaattccaaaatcttcaatagATATCCCAGAATTTACATATAAACAACTAAATGATCCTCTTACAAATGAATCATATCTTATGATACATACAGAAATCTGGGTCCATCCTGAGAAACAAATAAGAGAAGAGTATACCTCATTACTAACAAATATATactcaaatattattcataatAAAAGA
This is a stretch of genomic DNA from Cryptosporidium parvum Iowa II chromosome 3, whole genome shotgun sequence. It encodes these proteins:
- a CDS encoding casein kinase I, coding for MVSQISSPLSNTTVCSIWKIERLIGGGSFGDIYLAVNTETNEEVAIKAESTMSRHPQLIYETKVLKLLQGGVGIANVYHCELDREVNHQIMAMELLGPSLEDLFNLCHRRFTMKTILMIADQMLQRVEYIHSKNFIHRDIKPDNFLIGRGRGSRNIYVIDFGLAKRFRDPKTLQHIPYRENKNLTGTARYASINAHLGIEQSRRDDLEAIGYVLMYFCRNGTLPWQGIRANNKEEKYKKIMEKKMGTSVETLCKSYPPEFATYLHYCRVLRFEDRPDYTYLRKLFRDLMQREGYVDDGDFDWTKLDSNSSKKVETSSMQTNNCVKTTGKSLIPQIQPNVSLDKSVFDQKKQSKSNKRYIHSSSSRKANNSGAPANSNIIQRECSPVEQKSNMENKGEKNPNETANSNICNNLTSANSGKRISDIGDQAQDHSMSLSPNPTLTRRKSKAKNKDIHEYRNTKYQDTSSKKHNMKTHNTQKPSKLKRGFCSCTKVV
- a CDS encoding hypothetical protein (with C-terminal region conserved in plasmodium), whose translation is MSLFATVSFALSFGKFRNIDLLQSGFYRLRSRLYFLNDGVAYSAIPRNIIYSKQQKLDLKWEGILEDGSVLSRPFQINYVDDVADLNETIIFTSDVKLHVPSTKPFSSFFSDSSQTDSNEIFRSTFANSQVSIAPFFLEVDLFYSENLEQILPLDSGSMSEESNSEDSEHYQPSDEKFSSLCYNVYRINNVANGIVEYLPIIFDEFHFCNTSCLILSQITRIFASFDSHYSENKTQYIPRFSSTKPLPVIPSFLLSTSKNEENSELSDKDLLKNCNRTFKYDENKNSHSTNVRSKVQVGSFTIRGMLIQKMAQTFVESSKKLKEEDNDKTSDDLKLNENLEVSTKETNELPDLANNKELNDIQETLEICDDVKGNEEKDQNTNQKAIIGIDEVFPSIVTRDPMFIESSKFRLELISSLTNLHLQLAANMHYITKKCCSSQRAKLMGSFLVIPSLELPGGSKLNVEPLINLSESNYEENGASIPFCVVREKIDQIDEHKISRISSEIQLKEANEFKHSLTIASDGSSIGILPEQRLSDSALCLVKLPTTIWALTPLNWQLNYIRGITPPIFRRSPTSHIVTSDPLISHEPILPFQNVIEAPFGIAQYSCKINLELEKISFQIFETWNRLVSILPFVLHKLEQTCKMEHIRKTMFLWNETIFFENLSINELYSPSLKPEPSSKFPEFLGNRSFPITPPVVLSVNSSPPYNNLPNNGELNKKNSGFFSIFPILTGGVGLSSQNSTAFVLKPIDYYSKVADLLRNDIVFKSIPTPNAIEEVCLPPLHEIASNSDNQSNTKNDVLDDNMLNNISTEHLKSSKYNEWLPILFIQRYTKPSTLINCYKHPISPISTNSEINNLIVDHSKAIINNGVGTITHCGQLCRLGINNDPAINARNIVNRKIEQESNKTFGSRCFDYDQNVEKETNHDNETPKIPMIKTETPFLESSKELTKDLHIMIFVHGLQGSAFDMRNVRNIISLYYPDVLCLLSTCNEDYTDGPIEEMGKRLSDEVIAAVSPFSKSLKKLSFVGHSLGGIIIRAALPHLHMFSSQFYLYWSLSTPHLGCISNNSKLINAGVWIMKKWSSSQCISQLALSDAPNYEETFIYKLATEQSELFSKFKHIVFCSSHQDMYAPYDSARAEYSPDGPSVYKVMVESLLKNIDPSRIVKVDVDFHLPQKNLDTFIGRAAHIQVIENQFFVKILVSRFPEWFIA
- a CDS encoding hypothetical protein (transcripts identified by EST); this translates as MKVLDGQILKGGVISFSNESKGKSEKLLPLKIVQNKYNKHKKNEPKRKLLTPFKNESISDFCKRVDSDSRQYLMEKDREALRMQKSMKNKKKREKRSLKNLEKSQAKNTNLNEISELESNFSLNNTNRPSFGDVIDSPPLISSKIKDKLEKSKKETKTCSDLSEYVNQVRKAYSEIKMKRINESNKLFQNKKKNSERVLNDFGDGWVGIGKFRRQEE
- a CDS encoding S-adenosylhomocysteinase, producing the protein YKMESRIKDISLAEFGLQDMEIAKTDMMGLVELQRKYRDSKPLKGARITGSLHLTIETSVLVETLYELGAEIRWCSCNIYSTQDHAAAALVKKNIATVFAWKNETIEDYWVCLNDAMTWRNPNDKDKICGPNLIVDDGGDATLILHEGVKAEIEYEKYNKIPEYLETELDENGKQLSMDLKCMYKVLKMELLKNPFRWRGMLKDLYGVSEETTTGVLRLKIMESEGKLLLPAINVNDSVTKSKFDNTYGCRQSLLHGLFNGCIQMLAGKKIVVLGYGEVGKGCAQGLSGVGARVIVTEIDPICALQASMEGYQVSVLEDVVSEADIFITATGNKDVITVEHMRKMKENAYIANIGHFDDEIDVYGLENYPGIKVIEVKQNVHKFTFPDTQKSVILLCKGRLVNLGCATGHPPLVMSMSFTNQVLAQMDLWKSRELVDRSKNTRFFVKKLSKELDEYVARLHLDVLGIKLTKLTETQAKYINVSINGPYKSEDYRY